One genomic window of Halorhabdus sp. CBA1104 includes the following:
- a CDS encoding CDP-glycerol glycerophosphotransferase family protein → MSLYTQMVGRNEQIWVFSDFPSGQEFSQNRRYLFQYLEKDGCYEIRPIWLARSRELYETLSKMGYEVYPANSLKARYYTLRAGYIPIDAGPGAISWWCTGGATVIQMGHGIPLKADNHTSADNLLVDMASWNSADYAVFSSQYCETHFREYFDSGVEAGFLNTGLSEGTSIYTGYPKTDAIVNDVNTIEGIDTDRDQLDIEQSDVVIGYFPTRREGQGLDLNTILDVRRTEEFLQQNSAKLLIKPHRDLDIGEGISESNSIQLINSDTDSHQFLTEIDILITDYSSIYFDFLLLDRPVIFYTPDHSTYEEIRGVHPNYENVIAGPRVNNFEELLEQLESNVNGVDEYAGRRQEIRDQFFEHADGNASKRIFEKVID, encoded by the coding sequence GTGTCTCTATACACACAGATGGTGGGGAGAAATGAGCAGATCTGGGTATTCTCAGACTTCCCTTCTGGACAAGAATTTTCGCAAAATCGGCGATATCTATTTCAATACTTAGAAAAAGACGGCTGCTATGAAATTCGACCCATCTGGTTGGCAAGGTCTCGCGAGCTATACGAAACTCTGTCAAAAATGGGATACGAAGTTTACCCAGCAAATTCTCTGAAAGCACGTTATTATACTCTCCGTGCAGGATACATACCCATTGATGCAGGACCTGGTGCCATTTCGTGGTGGTGTACTGGCGGAGCAACCGTCATTCAAATGGGCCATGGGATTCCATTAAAGGCAGATAATCACACTTCAGCGGATAACCTGTTAGTTGATATGGCTTCTTGGAATAGTGCGGACTATGCAGTCTTCAGTTCACAATATTGTGAAACTCATTTCCGAGAGTATTTTGATTCTGGAGTTGAAGCAGGATTTCTCAATACTGGCTTGAGCGAAGGGACATCGATCTACACAGGATATCCCAAAACTGACGCTATAGTCAATGATGTGAATACTATCGAAGGTATAGATACGGATCGAGACCAATTAGATATTGAGCAGTCTGATGTGGTAATTGGGTATTTCCCCACCCGAAGAGAGGGGCAAGGGCTTGATCTCAACACGATACTCGACGTGCGCCGAACTGAAGAATTTCTTCAACAGAATAGCGCAAAACTACTGATCAAGCCGCATAGAGATCTTGACATCGGTGAAGGAATTAGCGAGAGTAACTCAATCCAGCTTATTAATTCAGATACCGATTCACACCAATTCCTGACGGAGATAGATATTCTCATCACTGATTACTCGTCGATCTACTTCGACTTTCTCTTGTTGGATCGACCAGTTATTTTCTACACACCAGACCACAGTACTTATGAAGAGATACGAGGGGTCCACCCTAATTATGAGAACGTCATCGCTGGTCCCCGGGTGAACAACTTTGAGGAGTTGCTCGAACAGCTTGAATCCAATGTGAATGGCGTCGATGAATATGCGGGCCGCCGTCAGGAGATTCGAGATCAGTTCTTTGAACATGCAGATGGAAATGCTAGTAAGAGAATCTTCGAAAAAGTGATCGACTGA
- a CDS encoding sulfatase-like hydrolase/transferase: MTLPVHTSIFTGLYPTEHQVNDENTVLGDHPTFAELLSEAGYETRSFTHNGWFKSGGMTRGFEHEHTRMPGMIGSGISNIRQGVDERNRRQFVKGAK, from the coding sequence GTGACCCTTCCCGTTCATACCTCCATCTTTACCGGCCTGTATCCGACAGAACACCAAGTCAACGACGAGAACACAGTACTCGGGGACCATCCGACATTCGCCGAACTTCTCAGTGAAGCGGGCTACGAAACGCGTTCGTTCACCCATAACGGGTGGTTCAAATCCGGTGGGATGACGCGTGGGTTCGAACACGAGCACACGAGAATGCCGGGAATGATCGGATCCGGAATCTCGAATATCCGTCAGGGGGTCGACGAACGCAATCGACGCCAGTTTGTGAAGGGCGCGAAGTAA
- a CDS encoding sulfatase-like hydrolase/transferase, giving the protein MVHLNDVHHVYRPHIKYYREFGDRGVRELHENVRYQETLKDKRHEVYTGRYEIDQNRLDLTKDLYRASILHADALIERLIARLKSLGEYENTVIVLFGDHGDLIGEDGMFGHSYSLADELIRVPLLVHDPTGQLETGRRRDVVQLNYLYPTILEMAGLDVPETNSISLLEQSRESAFVHLLESTDNLEFPESDYPPFEQYAIWKSPSSKLVYAPEKASWEFAGDSGTGLAKELDKHLERLMKIPSKDESELSSSTRTQLENMGYL; this is encoded by the coding sequence ATGGTCCACTTGAACGACGTCCACCACGTCTATCGTCCGCACATCAAGTACTATCGCGAGTTCGGCGATCGAGGAGTTAGAGAACTCCACGAGAACGTTCGCTATCAGGAGACTCTCAAGGACAAACGCCACGAGGTCTACACGGGACGATACGAAATCGACCAGAATCGCCTCGATCTAACAAAGGACCTGTATCGGGCTTCGATTCTGCACGCGGATGCGCTCATCGAGCGATTGATTGCCCGACTGAAGTCCTTGGGCGAGTACGAGAATACGGTGATCGTCCTGTTCGGCGATCACGGCGACTTGATCGGAGAGGATGGGATGTTCGGGCATTCGTACTCTCTGGCCGACGAATTGATCCGCGTACCGTTGCTCGTTCACGATCCGACTGGGCAACTAGAAACGGGGCGGCGTCGTGACGTCGTGCAGCTGAACTACCTGTATCCGACTATCCTTGAGATGGCTGGGTTGGATGTCCCCGAGACGAACAGTATCTCGCTATTGGAGCAATCTCGCGAGTCGGCATTCGTACACCTCCTGGAATCGACTGATAACCTCGAGTTCCCCGAGTCCGACTATCCCCCGTTCGAGCAGTATGCTATCTGGAAGTCTCCCTCGTCGAAGCTCGTGTATGCGCCGGAGAAGGCGAGTTGGGAATTTGCGGGTGATAGTGGCACGGGGCTCGCCAAAGAGTTGGACAAACATTTGGAGAGGCTAATGAAAATCCCATCTAAGGATGAATCTGAGCTCTCTTCGAGCACAAGGACACAGTTAGAGAACATGGGGTATTTGTAG
- a CDS encoding sulfatase yields MTDTKNSAPAEALDNIILLSADSLRFDRIGATRNGEPLTPRIDELAENSLEFQPGVAPGPSTRDTIPSMLTGKYPSEFDEYGLPAPGSEPLTIAEELSNRGFATAALSHNNFTSRRYNIDRGFDFFDDVSPEARKENNRGAWRLYVRNLIEDTPLMNLAGQANNLAMEYLGRSLYLRNEAAENITDRALEWMDGTNDKRFLWVHYMDTHHPYLSPKRIQKKFGRTYSKKHIKQLSQKTRSAQEQITDEDIPEMEYVYDCTVRYVDEQIGRIIDKLREDGELEHSMIVVTGDHGEGFGEFGKFGHADELWDTMIAVPLIVHHPDRPSTNVNGQAPLRLLRETIVDGSGLFDITEKGADYVYTEVPNYRDDIQGVRGQEYKLIARNDDQITTRLANVEEEIPIEEVPDMEYEQLEKELTRDFEPIQVAADVDQREFREDLAALGYLEE; encoded by the coding sequence ATGACGGATACGAAAAATTCCGCTCCTGCGGAAGCTCTCGACAACATCATTTTGTTGTCCGCGGACTCTCTCCGATTCGATCGAATCGGCGCTACTCGAAATGGAGAACCACTCACACCTCGAATCGACGAACTCGCCGAGAACTCTCTCGAATTCCAACCTGGCGTCGCGCCCGGGCCATCTACTCGTGACACGATTCCGTCAATGCTCACAGGCAAGTACCCATCTGAGTTCGACGAGTACGGTCTGCCTGCTCCCGGGTCAGAACCGCTCACGATCGCGGAAGAACTCTCGAATCGTGGTTTCGCCACTGCCGCTCTCAGCCACAACAATTTCACGTCTCGACGATACAACATCGACAGAGGATTTGACTTCTTCGACGACGTGAGCCCGGAAGCAAGAAAAGAAAACAATCGAGGGGCTTGGCGACTCTACGTCCGCAATCTCATTGAAGATACGCCGCTGATGAATCTGGCCGGTCAAGCGAACAACCTTGCAATGGAATATCTCGGTCGAAGTCTCTACCTGCGAAACGAAGCAGCTGAGAACATCACTGACCGAGCACTGGAATGGATGGACGGTACCAATGACAAGCGGTTCCTGTGGGTCCACTATATGGACACACACCACCCTTACCTCTCTCCCAAGAGAATTCAGAAGAAATTCGGACGAACGTACTCAAAGAAACACATCAAACAGCTCTCCCAGAAAACCCGCAGTGCCCAAGAGCAAATTACTGACGAAGACATCCCGGAGATGGAATACGTATACGACTGTACGGTCCGGTACGTTGACGAGCAGATTGGCCGAATTATCGATAAACTCCGCGAAGACGGCGAATTAGAACACTCCATGATAGTTGTTACCGGCGATCACGGCGAGGGATTCGGCGAGTTCGGGAAGTTCGGTCACGCGGATGAACTCTGGGATACGATGATAGCCGTTCCGCTTATTGTACATCATCCCGACAGACCAAGCACTAACGTAAACGGACAGGCGCCACTTCGGCTGTTACGTGAAACGATTGTCGACGGAAGCGGCCTTTTCGATATCACTGAAAAAGGAGCAGACTACGTTTATACCGAAGTTCCGAACTATCGCGATGATATCCAGGGCGTTCGTGGTCAAGAGTACAAATTAATCGCGCGGAATGACGACCAGATCACTACACGGCTTGCCAACGTCGAAGAAGAGATCCCAATTGAAGAGGTGCCAGACATGGAATACGAGCAGTTGGAGAAGGAACTAACTCGCGATTTCGAACCAATTCAAGTAGCAGCAGATGTCGATCAACGCGAGTTCCGGGAGGATCTAGCCGCATTAGGATACCTAGAAGAATAA